A single Halarcobacter anaerophilus DNA region contains:
- a CDS encoding glycoside hydrolase family 57 protein has translation MNKKLYLSFLWHMHQPYYKDDYSKSTLMPWVFLHATKDYYDIPWYLEEFPEIKATFNLVPSLISQIEEYISTEANDKFIELLKKEPYTLNNEERLFLEEYLFLANEHHMIKPLNRYYELLLKFRANNNTLTNFSDQELIETEVLFLLSWCGNHLRENNVIVKNLLKQQSSYSQNQKIELIETLFSFLREIIPYYKKLMKKGQISISTTPFYHPILPLLLDRNSAIEAKPNVVLPTSQSADYKEYASLQVSSAVEYYEKHFGKRPDGFWPSEGSVSEKTIELLAQNGVKWACSDEEVLFKTLHSSNKESLYKPYSFATKNGKVNLFFRDKYLSDLIGFEYSRKCAKEAAADFVSHLKNIYLNAQESVIVPVILDGENAWEFYPNNGKDFFKELYSLLSQQPWCQLTLFDEVDKIEDLENTTLYRLQSGSWINGNFDIWIGSAQKNRAWELLDMTKSDFDKKKETLDEYALQKIDKEFLIALGSDWFWWYGDDHYTELNHHFDDQFRAHLKNIYRLMKEDIPSELRTPIVQKDKGKLINIKPTDFVYPTVDGNMSNFFEWLNSGRFDIKKEFSTMDSSSLLVEYLYYGVDRKSNFFLYFKGKKLEEKNSLELKLTLNNRIFIFDIRKTKESIEQNGVYFDIAFDKGIELKLYDCTDKKINLMFELYEGDKRVQKYPLYDDAVLDFENLFLKNWYI, from the coding sequence GTGAATAAAAAACTATATTTGTCATTTTTATGGCATATGCATCAACCGTATTATAAGGATGATTACTCAAAATCAACATTGATGCCTTGGGTATTCTTACATGCAACCAAAGATTATTATGATATTCCTTGGTATTTAGAAGAGTTTCCTGAAATTAAGGCAACTTTTAATCTAGTTCCTTCTTTGATTTCCCAGATAGAAGAGTATATAAGCACGGAAGCAAATGATAAATTTATAGAGTTATTAAAAAAAGAGCCCTATACTTTAAATAACGAAGAGAGACTTTTTTTAGAAGAGTATCTTTTTTTAGCAAATGAACACCATATGATAAAACCTTTAAACAGATATTATGAACTTCTTTTAAAGTTTAGGGCAAATAACAATACTCTGACAAACTTTTCAGATCAAGAGTTGATTGAGACGGAAGTTCTCTTTTTGCTTAGCTGGTGCGGGAACCATTTAAGAGAAAACAATGTTATTGTAAAAAATTTATTAAAACAGCAAAGTTCTTATTCTCAAAATCAAAAAATAGAGTTAATTGAGACTCTTTTTAGTTTTTTAAGAGAGATTATTCCTTATTATAAAAAGTTGATGAAAAAAGGGCAGATCTCAATTTCAACAACACCTTTTTATCATCCCATTTTGCCTCTATTATTAGATAGAAACAGTGCAATTGAAGCAAAACCCAATGTGGTTTTACCTACTTCTCAAAGTGCTGATTATAAAGAGTATGCAAGTTTACAAGTAAGCAGTGCCGTTGAGTATTATGAAAAACATTTCGGGAAACGACCGGACGGTTTTTGGCCAAGTGAAGGAAGTGTTAGTGAAAAGACTATTGAACTTTTAGCCCAAAACGGTGTAAAATGGGCTTGTTCAGATGAAGAAGTTCTTTTTAAAACTCTGCACAGTAGTAACAAAGAGTCTTTATATAAACCTTACTCTTTTGCAACAAAAAACGGAAAAGTAAATCTTTTTTTCAGAGATAAGTATTTAAGTGATTTAATTGGCTTTGAGTATAGTAGAAAGTGTGCAAAAGAGGCTGCTGCTGATTTTGTTTCCCATTTAAAGAATATTTACTTAAATGCACAAGAATCGGTTATTGTACCTGTTATCTTAGACGGGGAAAATGCTTGGGAATTTTACCCAAATAACGGTAAAGATTTTTTCAAAGAGTTATATTCTCTTCTAAGCCAACAACCTTGGTGCCAGCTTACGCTTTTTGATGAGGTTGATAAGATTGAAGATTTAGAAAATACCACTCTTTACAGATTGCAAAGCGGTAGTTGGATAAACGGCAATTTTGATATTTGGATAGGAAGTGCTCAAAAAAACAGAGCATGGGAACTTCTTGATATGACAAAATCAGATTTTGATAAGAAAAAAGAGACCTTAGACGAATATGCTTTGCAAAAAATAGATAAAGAGTTTTTAATAGCTTTAGGAAGTGATTGGTTTTGGTGGTACGGTGATGACCACTATACGGAATTGAATCATCATTTTGATGACCAGTTTAGAGCTCATTTGAAGAATATTTACAGGCTTATGAAAGAAGATATTCCTAGTGAACTAAGAACACCGATTGTACAAAAAGATAAAGGTAAGTTAATAAATATCAAACCTACGGATTTTGTTTATCCTACGGTTGACGGAAATATGAGTAACTTTTTTGAATGGTTAAACAGCGGAAGATTTGATATAAAAAAAGAGTTCAGTACTATGGATTCTTCTTCTTTACTTGTGGAATACCTCTATTACGGAGTTGATAGAAAGTCAAACTTTTTCCTATATTTCAAAGGTAAAAAGTTGGAAGAGAAAAACTCTTTGGAATTAAAATTGACTTTAAATAATAGAATATTCATATTTGATATAAGAAAAACTAAAGAGAGTATAGAACAAAATGGTGTATATTTTGATATAGCTTTTGATAAAGGAATAGAGTTGAAACTTTATGATTGCACAGATAAAAAGATAAACCTTATGTTTGAACTTTATGAAGGGGATAAAAGAGTCCAGAAATACCCTTTATATGATGATGCAGTTCTTGATTTTGAAAATCTTTTCTTAAAAAATTGGTATATATAA
- the galT gene encoding galactose-1-phosphate uridylyltransferase, with the protein MSEFRYCKLTREWTLFAPERLKRPKDLDNKREKYLGEIIHEKCPFDMGKEEFTPNEITRVSQDGKWKCRVVPNLYNALSVDIPSVSNKDSYFEKHSGFGAHEVVIETPNHDKQIWEYDYNDLINYFTILQERAINLKKDDRLEYLSIFKNQGEAAGASMSHSHSQIMALPFLPKKISDEIEYKKSYFEKHQRALLDDLVYEEINHEKNIIAQNSEFVLYCPYASQFAFEAKIVSKKRLSSLIEFNKSDLSALCDITKEYFSKFYTTLGEVSFNMIINNAPYKEYNYKTRDYYRFNIEIKPRIFKQAGFEQGSNMNINVILPETATKIYKEDR; encoded by the coding sequence GTGTCAGAATTTAGATATTGTAAGTTAACCAGAGAGTGGACACTTTTTGCTCCTGAACGATTGAAAAGACCTAAAGATTTGGATAATAAAAGAGAGAAATATCTTGGAGAAATAATCCATGAAAAATGTCCTTTTGATATGGGGAAAGAGGAGTTCACTCCAAATGAGATTACAAGAGTCTCACAAGACGGAAAGTGGAAATGTAGAGTAGTTCCTAATTTATATAATGCTTTGTCCGTAGATATTCCATCTGTCTCAAACAAAGATAGTTATTTTGAAAAACACAGTGGATTCGGAGCTCATGAAGTTGTAATAGAGACACCAAACCATGATAAACAGATTTGGGAATATGACTATAATGATTTGATAAACTATTTTACAATTCTACAAGAAAGAGCAATAAATTTGAAAAAAGATGATAGACTTGAATATCTCTCGATTTTTAAAAATCAAGGAGAAGCAGCAGGTGCGTCAATGTCTCACTCCCATTCTCAAATAATGGCATTGCCTTTTTTACCTAAAAAGATAAGTGATGAAATAGAGTATAAAAAGAGTTATTTTGAAAAACATCAAAGAGCCCTTTTAGATGATTTGGTATATGAAGAGATAAATCATGAAAAAAATATAATTGCCCAAAACAGTGAGTTTGTTTTATATTGTCCTTATGCCTCTCAATTTGCTTTTGAAGCTAAAATTGTTTCTAAAAAAAGACTCTCTTCTTTGATTGAGTTTAACAAAAGTGATTTAAGTGCTTTATGTGATATAACCAAAGAGTATTTCTCAAAATTTTATACAACTTTAGGCGAGGTTTCTTTTAATATGATTATAAATAATGCTCCGTATAAAGAGTATAATTATAAAACAAGAGATTATTATAGATTTAATATAGAGATTAAACCAAGAATATTTAAACAAGCAGGATTTGAACAAGGAAGTAATATGAATATAAATGTAATTTTACCTGAAACAGCTACTAAAATTTATAAGGAAGATAGATGA
- the glgP gene encoding alpha-glucan family phosphorylase: MSLLHKYEIDKLYSKSVAYFSMEFAIHQALKIYSGGLGFLAGSHMRSAYDLKQNLIGVGMLWSYGYYDQGRDEDRYLKIEFRRKRYYFLEDLNITVSVDINGKKVFVRAYLVPSELFNCAPLILLSTDIPENDYLSRTITHKLYDSNSETRVAQEIVLGVGGTRVLEELGINPEIYHMNEGHSLPMAFELYQKFKDINEVKKRVVFTTHTPEKAGNEEHKITFLSKMGFFGQTPLEEVRKITGIKKEKFSLTVGALKMSKIANGVSKIHGDVANDMWKEVENRCKIISITNAQNRRYWVDKSLLRALDEHEDFELAARKKHLKRMLFDEVANQTGKMFDPEILTIVWARRFAEYKRPGLLKYDLQRFENLINNQKYPIQIIWAGKPYPFDSQAINIFNEITHMARSHKNIAVLVGYELDLSMKLKKGADIWLNTPRVTREASGTSGMSAAMNGAINLSIADGWHPEFCREGVNSFTIPTEGRGLSIEEQDRLDNKNLMDILENKIIPLYYDNKKEWLDIKKNSISDVIPAFDSGRMVHEYYTLMYNA; the protein is encoded by the coding sequence ATGAGTCTTTTACATAAATATGAGATTGATAAATTATATTCAAAAAGTGTTGCATATTTTTCAATGGAGTTTGCTATTCATCAAGCTTTGAAAATATATTCAGGAGGACTGGGATTTTTAGCAGGATCTCATATGAGAAGTGCTTATGACTTAAAACAAAATCTAATAGGTGTGGGAATGCTTTGGAGTTATGGGTATTATGATCAAGGTAGAGATGAAGATAGATACTTAAAAATAGAATTTAGAAGAAAAAGATACTATTTTTTAGAAGATTTAAATATAACTGTAAGTGTGGATATAAACGGGAAAAAAGTGTTTGTTAGAGCATATTTGGTTCCTAGCGAACTTTTTAATTGTGCTCCTTTAATTCTTTTATCAACGGATATTCCTGAAAACGACTATTTATCAAGAACAATTACTCATAAACTTTATGATTCAAACAGTGAAACAAGAGTTGCCCAAGAGATTGTTCTTGGAGTAGGGGGAACAAGAGTTTTAGAGGAGTTGGGAATTAATCCTGAAATTTATCATATGAATGAAGGGCACTCTCTTCCTATGGCATTTGAACTTTATCAAAAATTTAAAGATATAAATGAAGTTAAAAAAAGAGTAGTTTTTACAACTCATACACCTGAAAAAGCAGGGAATGAAGAGCATAAAATTACTTTTTTATCAAAAATGGGATTTTTTGGACAAACACCTTTAGAAGAAGTACGAAAAATAACGGGAATAAAAAAAGAGAAGTTTTCACTTACCGTAGGAGCATTAAAAATGTCAAAAATTGCAAACGGTGTATCTAAAATACATGGGGATGTTGCAAACGATATGTGGAAAGAAGTAGAAAACAGATGTAAAATAATATCCATTACAAATGCTCAAAACAGAAGATATTGGGTCGATAAATCACTTTTAAGAGCTTTAGACGAGCATGAAGATTTTGAATTAGCAGCCAGAAAAAAACATTTAAAAAGAATGCTCTTTGATGAGGTTGCAAATCAAACGGGAAAAATGTTTGATCCTGAAATCTTAACAATAGTCTGGGCAAGAAGATTTGCCGAATACAAAAGACCGGGACTTTTAAAATATGATTTACAAAGATTTGAGAATCTAATTAATAATCAAAAATATCCTATTCAGATTATCTGGGCAGGAAAACCTTACCCTTTTGACTCTCAAGCTATTAATATTTTTAATGAGATAACTCATATGGCAAGATCTCATAAAAATATAGCAGTATTAGTAGGGTATGAATTGGATTTATCTATGAAGCTTAAAAAAGGAGCGGATATTTGGCTGAATACTCCAAGAGTTACAAGAGAAGCCAGCGGAACCAGCGGAATGAGTGCAGCTATGAACGGAGCAATTAATTTATCTATTGCCGACGGTTGGCATCCTGAATTTTGCAGAGAAGGAGTAAACTCTTTTACCATACCTACAGAAGGAAGAGGACTCTCTATAGAAGAGCAAGATAGATTAGATAATAAAAACTTAATGGATATTTTGGAAAATAAAATTATACCTCTATATTACGACAATAAAAAGGAGTGGTTAGATATTAAGAAAAATTCTATTTCAGATGTAATTCCTGCTTTTGATTCAGGAAGAATGGTTCATGAATATTATACTTTGATGTATAATGCATAA
- a CDS encoding sugar phosphate nucleotidyltransferase, translating into MKAIVLAGGFGTRIQPLTNSVPKPMLPILNRPMMEHIIIKLRDELDITEIGVLLYFKPDIIKDYFKDGSDLGVKIQYFLPDDDYGTAGAVTFAKEFLDETFIIVSGDLVTDFDFKKIKRFHNKKESMLTITLTSVENPLQFGVVIANEEDRIERFLEKPSWGEVFSDTINTGIYMIEPEVLDLIPYKENFDFAKDLFPKMMKQDIALWGYSQKGYWRDVGNPESYREVYKDIFSGKIKLPYKGEESKIDKGTVYAQKGVKLSKKIRVEGTVVLGKNVSIDEGVTLKDCVIGDNCRVSKHSEIIDSVLWNNVKIGVKVKLNNSVICNDNIIKDESKATFGVIMAEKCLVNKKVSFEKDIIMWPDKVLESSSVVSSNIIWGNKYKSSIFEDGAVLGRTNIELSCEMTTKLAAAFGSILPVGSSLYVSRDYHKSSFMLKRAFVSGILSTGVNIVDPNNVPSNVMRHSLSKKDDIAAGVHLRQSVFNPAQTEIIFFTNEGLVVDNKLAQSIERIFFRENFRKVKYDDIGSISEDKNLRNLYIKTIENSFDNNIFKDSELKVAIDVMNGSISDIYPVIANELGIDNIILNAYRSEKIKSNDIVKSQENMENIVRAMNLDCGFMIYPNGHKLQVIDDKGELIYDYKLLLVVLDLLDTTTTRKLKVILPAWAPDFINYDNIEVSREKLSNFKAEQLKEYDLIADSDGHFAFNEFGLNRDSVFTSFKILELLKKSGKKLSKLHKSIPEFYYKGENIPCPSSLKGKMMRKFLEDGKDKKTSSVDGVKIWMNDDEWILMVPDQHNEYLNLYVQAEDEKSAGKIFYSYQDKIEKWISE; encoded by the coding sequence ATGAAAGCGATTGTATTAGCCGGCGGATTCGGGACAAGAATCCAACCTTTGACGAACTCTGTTCCTAAACCTATGCTTCCAATATTAAACAGACCTATGATGGAGCATATTATTATAAAACTTCGAGATGAACTTGATATTACGGAGATTGGAGTTTTACTATATTTTAAGCCTGATATTATAAAAGATTATTTCAAGGACGGTTCTGATTTAGGTGTAAAAATTCAATATTTTCTGCCGGATGATGATTATGGAACAGCAGGTGCCGTTACTTTTGCAAAAGAGTTTTTAGATGAGACTTTTATTATCGTAAGCGGGGATTTGGTAACAGATTTTGATTTTAAAAAAATAAAAAGATTTCATAATAAAAAAGAGTCAATGTTAACTATAACCTTGACTTCTGTTGAAAACCCTTTACAGTTTGGTGTTGTTATTGCAAATGAAGAGGACAGGATTGAAAGATTTTTAGAAAAACCAAGTTGGGGAGAAGTTTTCAGCGATACTATAAATACGGGTATTTATATGATTGAGCCTGAGGTTTTAGATTTGATTCCTTATAAAGAGAATTTTGATTTTGCAAAAGATCTTTTCCCTAAAATGATGAAACAAGATATTGCTCTTTGGGGGTATTCTCAAAAAGGATATTGGAGAGATGTAGGAAATCCTGAAAGTTACAGAGAAGTTTATAAAGATATCTTTTCAGGCAAAATAAAACTGCCTTATAAGGGTGAAGAGAGCAAAATAGACAAAGGTACGGTATATGCTCAAAAAGGGGTAAAACTTTCTAAAAAAATAAGAGTAGAGGGTACCGTAGTATTAGGTAAAAATGTATCTATAGATGAGGGAGTTACTTTAAAAGATTGTGTTATAGGAGATAACTGTAGAGTTAGTAAACACTCTGAAATAATAGACAGTGTTCTTTGGAATAATGTAAAAATAGGTGTTAAAGTAAAACTAAATAATTCGGTAATTTGCAATGATAATATTATAAAAGATGAATCAAAAGCCACTTTTGGAGTTATTATGGCTGAGAAATGTCTGGTTAACAAAAAAGTATCTTTTGAAAAAGATATTATTATGTGGCCGGACAAAGTTTTAGAAAGCTCTTCTGTAGTAAGTTCAAATATAATTTGGGGAAATAAATATAAATCTTCGATTTTTGAAGACGGAGCGGTTCTTGGAAGAACAAATATAGAACTATCTTGTGAAATGACTACAAAACTAGCAGCGGCATTTGGTTCAATTTTACCTGTGGGAAGTTCATTATATGTTTCAAGAGATTATCATAAATCTTCATTTATGCTAAAAAGAGCTTTTGTTTCAGGTATTTTATCCACAGGAGTAAATATTGTCGATCCAAACAATGTTCCTTCAAACGTAATGAGACACTCTTTAAGTAAAAAAGATGATATAGCAGCAGGAGTACACTTAAGGCAATCTGTATTTAATCCTGCACAAACAGAGATAATCTTTTTTACAAATGAAGGATTGGTTGTAGATAACAAATTAGCCCAATCTATTGAACGAATATTTTTCAGAGAAAATTTCAGAAAAGTTAAATATGATGATATAGGTTCTATAAGTGAAGATAAAAATCTAAGAAATCTTTATATTAAAACAATTGAAAATTCATTTGATAATAATATCTTTAAGGATAGTGAGCTAAAAGTTGCAATAGATGTTATGAACGGCTCTATTTCCGATATATATCCCGTTATTGCAAATGAATTAGGAATAGATAATATTATCTTAAATGCCTATAGAAGTGAAAAGATTAAATCAAACGATATTGTAAAAAGTCAAGAAAATATGGAAAATATCGTAAGAGCTATGAATTTAGACTGCGGTTTTATGATTTATCCAAACGGACACAAACTTCAAGTTATTGATGATAAAGGTGAACTTATCTATGATTATAAACTTTTACTTGTAGTTTTGGATTTATTAGACACTACAACGACAAGAAAATTAAAAGTAATTTTGCCTGCATGGGCACCGGATTTTATAAATTATGATAATATAGAGGTTTCAAGGGAAAAATTATCGAATTTTAAAGCAGAACAGTTAAAAGAGTATGATCTGATTGCAGACAGCGACGGTCATTTTGCTTTTAATGAGTTTGGTTTAAATAGAGATTCCGTTTTTACGAGTTTTAAAATTTTGGAATTACTGAAAAAATCAGGGAAAAAACTTTCAAAACTTCATAAAAGTATTCCGGAATTTTATTATAAAGGTGAGAACATTCCTTGTCCTAGCTCTTTAAAGGGTAAAATGATGAGAAAATTCCTTGAAGACGGAAAAGATAAAAAAACATCTTCTGTTGACGGGGTTAAAATTTGGATGAACGATGATGAGTGGATTTTGATGGTTCCGGACCAACATAATGAGTATTTAAATCTTTATGTCCAAGCAGAAGATGAAAAAAGTGCAGGAAAGATTTTTTACTCATATCAAGATAAAATAGAGAAGTGGATCAGTGAATAA
- a CDS encoding phosphohexomutase domain-containing protein (catalyzes the interconversion of alpha-D-glucose 1-phosphate to alpha-D-glucose 6-phosphate), which yields MGISEFAGKKAPKEILENIPNLISDYYLKVPDINNPSHMVSFGTSGHRGSASKNSFNENHIKAMAQAVAEFHLQKGVSKLFLGMDTHALSIPAHRTTLEVLAANKIETYYAKDFEYTPTPVISHAILTHENSDGIVITPSHNPPSDGGFKYNFSDGGPADESITKIIEQRANEILKNGLKDVKILSFKEALKSRFLSEYDFITPYVEDLSNVIDMDIIKQANLKIGADAMGGSGMAYYKAIKKKYNLNMEIFNATADFTFSFMHCDKDGKIRMDCSSSYAMAGLIDLKDKFDIAFGNDTDFDRHGIVTKSKGLLNPNHYLSVVIDYLSKNRDFGRLGVGKTLVSSSMINRVVQDNQKEVFETPVGFKWFVKPFIEKKIFFGGEESAGASFLRKNGEVWSTDKDGIILNLLAVEILAKTKKDPGEYYDALVEKFGKPVYGRLDAAANVEQKKALKNLKPEDIKQKILAGEKIENILTKADNGASIGGLKVVTQNGWFAIRPSGTEDIYKIYAESFKGEEHLKQIQKEALEIAKGIFNNI from the coding sequence ATGGGCATTAGTGAATTTGCAGGCAAAAAAGCACCTAAAGAGATTTTAGAAAATATACCAAACTTGATAAGTGATTATTATCTTAAAGTTCCTGATATAAATAATCCTTCTCATATGGTATCTTTTGGAACCTCAGGACATAGAGGAAGTGCTTCAAAAAATAGTTTTAATGAAAATCATATAAAAGCCATGGCTCAAGCAGTAGCGGAATTTCATCTGCAAAAAGGAGTATCAAAACTTTTTTTGGGAATGGATACTCATGCTTTGTCGATTCCTGCTCATCGAACTACGTTGGAAGTATTAGCCGCAAATAAAATAGAGACTTATTATGCAAAAGATTTTGAATATACTCCGACACCTGTTATATCTCATGCTATCTTAACCCATGAAAATTCTGACGGGATAGTAATAACACCTTCACACAATCCACCAAGTGACGGAGGATTTAAATACAATTTCAGTGACGGTGGACCGGCAGATGAATCTATTACGAAAATAATAGAACAAAGAGCGAATGAAATTTTAAAAAACGGTTTAAAAGATGTAAAAATTTTATCTTTTAAAGAGGCATTAAAAAGTAGGTTTTTATCTGAATATGATTTTATAACTCCTTATGTGGAAGATTTGTCAAATGTAATAGATATGGATATTATCAAACAAGCCAATCTTAAAATAGGTGCTGATGCCATGGGTGGTTCGGGAATGGCTTATTACAAAGCTATAAAGAAAAAATATAATTTAAATATGGAAATTTTTAATGCTACTGCTGATTTTACTTTCTCTTTTATGCATTGCGATAAAGACGGAAAGATAAGAATGGACTGCTCTTCATCTTATGCTATGGCAGGACTTATTGATCTAAAAGATAAGTTTGATATAGCTTTTGGAAATGATACCGATTTTGACAGACACGGTATAGTGACAAAAAGCAAAGGACTTTTAAATCCTAATCATTATCTCTCTGTTGTTATTGATTATTTGTCAAAAAATAGAGATTTCGGTAGACTAGGTGTAGGAAAAACACTTGTTAGTAGTTCCATGATAAATAGAGTTGTTCAAGATAATCAAAAAGAGGTTTTTGAAACCCCTGTCGGTTTTAAATGGTTTGTAAAACCTTTTATAGAAAAGAAAATTTTCTTTGGAGGTGAGGAGAGTGCGGGAGCTTCTTTTCTAAGAAAAAACGGTGAGGTTTGGAGTACAGACAAAGATGGAATTATTTTAAATCTTTTGGCTGTTGAGATTTTGGCAAAAACCAAAAAAGATCCGGGTGAGTATTACGATGCTTTGGTTGAAAAATTTGGAAAACCTGTTTACGGAAGATTAGATGCGGCTGCAAACGTAGAACAAAAAAAGGCTTTGAAAAATTTAAAACCTGAAGATATCAAACAAAAAATTTTGGCTGGAGAAAAAATAGAAAATATTTTGACTAAGGCTGATAACGGTGCTTCAATAGGCGGTTTAAAAGTTGTTACACAAAATGGCTGGTTTGCAATCAGACCATCGGGAACTGAAGATATATATAAAATATATGCAGAGAGTTTCAAAGGAGAAGAGCATCTAAAACAGATTCAAAAAGAGGCTTTAGAGATTGCAAAAGGAATATTTAACAATATTTAG
- a CDS encoding glycogen synthase — MNILFVSSEIFPYAKTGGLADVSYALPEALRQEGEKVYTIMPLYNDVDRDEHKIIYSGLTFEYWLAGVRHQFDVFYKENNKNELFVFNPILCNRWGLYHDQFGDYGDNALRFGLFCYSALEVMIRMKLKIDVVHVNDWQTSLIPLLMKTRYSLPQKTVLTIHNLAFQGIFPKKVMNELELDWEKCFKFNGLEYFDNVNFLKAGIFFSDHVTTVSKTYAQEIQTTKFGERLDDTLQINSYKLKGIVNGISTEIFDPKKDKYIEKNFSLETYKKKNENKSLLCKELNFKEEGRPLFIFIGRFTPQKGVDILLEAIDLFKTYEANFVILGSGEDLYNHAFGTLIGAYENIHIKIGYDEAFSRRLYASADFLLMPSIFEPCGLNQMISMKYGVLPIVSKTGGLKDTVIDFTDIDKIEECSLGLGITFDEYNVFWFNHALAKAFALYSNKSKFEKISKHNMGVDNSWKNSAKEYLNLYKS, encoded by the coding sequence ATGAATATACTGTTTGTTTCAAGTGAAATATTCCCATATGCAAAAACAGGAGGTTTAGCCGATGTCTCATATGCTCTGCCTGAAGCTTTAAGGCAAGAGGGTGAAAAGGTATATACGATTATGCCTTTATACAATGACGTAGATAGAGATGAACACAAGATTATTTACAGCGGTTTGACTTTTGAATACTGGCTAGCCGGAGTAAGACATCAATTTGATGTTTTTTATAAAGAAAATAACAAAAATGAACTTTTTGTTTTTAATCCTATTCTTTGTAACAGATGGGGATTATATCATGATCAGTTCGGTGATTATGGAGATAATGCTTTACGATTTGGATTATTTTGTTATTCTGCTTTAGAAGTTATGATAAGAATGAAACTAAAAATCGACGTTGTGCATGTAAATGATTGGCAAACATCATTAATACCTTTACTTATGAAAACTAGATATAGTTTGCCTCAAAAAACCGTTTTAACTATTCATAATTTAGCTTTTCAAGGAATTTTCCCTAAAAAAGTTATGAATGAGCTGGAATTAGATTGGGAAAAATGTTTTAAATTTAACGGTTTGGAATATTTTGATAATGTTAATTTTTTAAAAGCGGGAATATTTTTTAGTGATCATGTAACAACTGTAAGTAAAACTTATGCACAAGAGATTCAAACTACGAAATTCGGAGAACGTTTAGATGATACTTTACAAATAAATAGTTATAAATTAAAAGGTATCGTAAACGGTATTAGTACAGAGATTTTCGATCCTAAAAAAGATAAGTACATTGAAAAAAACTTCTCTTTGGAAACTTATAAGAAAAAAAATGAAAATAAATCGCTTTTATGCAAAGAGTTGAATTTCAAAGAGGAAGGACGACCTTTATTTATATTTATAGGAAGATTTACTCCTCAAAAAGGAGTAGATATTCTTTTAGAAGCTATTGATTTATTTAAAACTTATGAAGCTAATTTTGTTATTCTAGGAAGCGGAGAGGATCTATATAATCACGCTTTTGGAACATTAATAGGAGCTTATGAAAATATTCATATAAAAATAGGTTATGATGAAGCTTTTAGTAGAAGATTATATGCAAGTGCCGACTTTTTATTAATGCCTTCTATTTTTGAACCTTGCGGTTTAAATCAAATGATATCTATGAAATACGGAGTCCTTCCAATAGTTTCAAAAACAGGAGGACTTAAAGATACCGTAATAGATTTTACTGATATTGACAAAATAGAAGAGTGCTCTTTAGGACTTGGAATAACTTTTGACGAGTATAATGTTTTTTGGTTTAACCATGCACTTGCAAAAGCATTTGCTCTATATTCAAACAAAAGTAAATTTGAAAAAATTTCAAAACACAATATGGGTGTTGATAATTCATGGAAAAACTCTGCAAAAGAGTATTTAAATCTATATAAATCATAA